Proteins encoded by one window of Nicotiana tabacum cultivar K326 chromosome 10, ASM71507v2, whole genome shotgun sequence:
- the LOC142165132 gene encoding uncharacterized protein LOC142165132 has translation MDYEPLTTYFSNEEVFFTREDIAESYLGWRMFFDRAANFIGLGIGVVRISESGKHYLALAKISFPCTNNMVEYEACIFGIRTVVDMNIKELLVIGDSDLLIHQVQDEWTTKNVKIILYLYCVKELCKKFTKIEFKYIPRIQNEFDDALAALSSMI, from the coding sequence ATGGACTACGAGCCACTCACTACATACTTTTCGAATGAAGAAGTGTTTTTCACCAGGGAAGACATCGCAGAGTCATACCTtggatggagaatgtttttcgatagaGCAGCAAACTTCATAGGATTAGGGATCGGGGTAGTTCGAATCTCTGAGTCAGGAAAGCATTACCTAGCTTTAGCTAAGATAAgtttcccttgcaccaataatatggttgAGTATGAAGCGTGCATCTTTGGGATTAGAACGGTAGTCGACATGAACATCAAGGAGCTTCTGGTCATAGGAGATTCTGACCTACTCATACATCAAGTCCAAGATGAATGGACTACCAAGAATGTCAAGATCATTCTGTACCTGTATTGCGTGAAAGAGTTGTGCAAGAAATTCACCAAGATTGAGTTCAAATACATTCCTAGAATCCAAAACGAATTTGATGACGCTCTCGCAGCCTTGTCATCCATGATCTAG